In Amycolatopsis sulphurea, one genomic interval encodes:
- a CDS encoding CRISPR-associated helicase/endonuclease Cas3 codes for MKAEHDHDPRVVEPWGKSAFPDSCHPLVCHAIDTFAVALRLGPKLLRGRLRTALEESFGPLENTQSWVAFFCGLHDLGKYSPAFQSLNLSLAKARIGPWGSGAVAFVAKPVGLTGRVDAPHGILTAFHLRNLLSEWGATEETAIDLAAVLGGHHGCFPSGQDVQQIRSERNSHGEQPWAAARTELVMRLAALCGLPDPRTLPWGEVRLSRPAAVGLAAVTTVSDWVASDKANFQAPPAEFDLEAYATEAHARAEKAVARLGLTPWVPPPDPGFRVLFGEDPRPVQKVVEEVVGALREPALIVVEAPTGEGKTKAVLQAGAKLVQRLDLAGIYIGLPTQASSMQTRTVVCEMLEHLGDETGVSLVHAGAREVLEELAKLSEIGIDEGDSAATARAWFTRKRSLLAVLGSGTIDQLLKAAFRGGHVFVRLAGLAGKVVVIDEVHAYDTYMSTLLQRVLVWLGALGVPVVLLSATLPAGRRHALVSAWQAGARGCRSEAIPVTPSTEGYPRVTVAGAHGAPREYGAGLTKLNRERLVHLKQVADDEVVDWLLGEAAKDRCVAVVHNMVYRAIDTFEKLERRIAELPEAERPLLLAINGSLPRAERLKVDNALRESFGAGVTRPRRAIVVGTQVLEQSLDLDFDGLLTDLAPIDALFQRLGRVHRHLRNVPRGDLVLAITGVTDTSAGPEFPRYLHSVYARSVLMRTWAAVKDLESIDSWPKMAELVDKVYEDRVPCPAGWESGWSSAAQRLEAARDNDQKAAEHACLPFPHRVSKLEELTERPGQARTRKGRRR; via the coding sequence ATGAAAGCAGAGCACGACCACGACCCGCGAGTGGTCGAGCCGTGGGGAAAGTCGGCGTTCCCCGACAGCTGTCATCCGTTGGTGTGCCATGCGATCGACACCTTCGCGGTCGCACTGCGGCTGGGGCCGAAGCTGCTGCGCGGAAGGCTGCGCACGGCGCTGGAGGAGTCCTTCGGGCCACTGGAGAATACGCAGTCCTGGGTGGCCTTTTTCTGCGGATTGCATGATCTGGGGAAGTACTCGCCGGCGTTTCAGTCGTTGAATCTTTCGCTGGCGAAGGCGCGGATCGGTCCGTGGGGTAGCGGCGCGGTCGCGTTCGTGGCGAAACCGGTGGGCTTGACCGGACGGGTTGATGCGCCGCACGGCATTCTCACCGCATTTCATCTTCGGAATCTGCTGTCGGAGTGGGGTGCGACGGAGGAAACCGCGATCGATCTCGCGGCGGTGCTCGGTGGGCATCATGGGTGTTTTCCGTCGGGCCAGGATGTGCAGCAGATCAGGTCGGAGCGCAACAGCCATGGGGAACAGCCGTGGGCGGCGGCGAGGACGGAGCTGGTGATGCGGCTGGCCGCCCTGTGCGGGCTGCCCGACCCACGGACGTTGCCGTGGGGCGAGGTCCGCCTGTCCCGTCCGGCTGCGGTGGGGCTGGCGGCGGTGACGACGGTGAGCGATTGGGTGGCGTCGGACAAGGCGAACTTCCAGGCGCCACCTGCGGAATTCGACCTCGAAGCCTATGCGACGGAAGCGCACGCCCGAGCCGAAAAGGCGGTCGCGCGACTGGGGCTGACTCCGTGGGTGCCGCCGCCGGATCCGGGATTCAGGGTGTTGTTCGGGGAGGATCCGCGCCCGGTGCAGAAGGTCGTCGAGGAGGTCGTCGGCGCGTTGCGGGAGCCGGCGTTGATAGTGGTCGAGGCTCCGACGGGCGAGGGCAAGACGAAGGCGGTGCTGCAGGCGGGGGCGAAGCTGGTGCAACGTCTGGACCTGGCGGGGATCTACATCGGGTTGCCGACGCAGGCGTCGAGCATGCAGACCCGCACCGTCGTCTGCGAGATGCTGGAGCATCTGGGAGACGAGACCGGCGTGAGCCTGGTGCACGCGGGTGCGCGTGAGGTCCTCGAAGAGCTGGCGAAGCTGTCGGAGATCGGCATCGACGAGGGCGATTCCGCGGCGACGGCGAGGGCATGGTTCACGAGGAAGCGGAGCCTGCTCGCGGTCCTGGGCAGCGGAACGATCGACCAGCTGTTGAAGGCCGCGTTCCGCGGTGGCCACGTGTTCGTCCGGCTGGCGGGCCTGGCCGGGAAAGTCGTGGTGATCGACGAGGTCCACGCGTACGACACGTACATGTCGACGCTGCTGCAGCGGGTTCTGGTGTGGCTCGGCGCACTGGGCGTTCCGGTGGTGCTGCTCTCGGCGACGCTGCCGGCCGGACGTCGGCACGCTCTCGTTTCTGCGTGGCAGGCGGGTGCGCGGGGTTGCCGATCGGAGGCGATCCCGGTGACTCCGTCGACCGAGGGGTATCCGCGGGTGACGGTTGCCGGAGCGCACGGCGCCCCGCGCGAATACGGGGCCGGGTTGACGAAGTTGAACCGCGAACGCCTCGTGCACCTCAAGCAGGTCGCGGACGATGAGGTCGTGGACTGGCTGCTGGGCGAAGCCGCGAAGGACCGCTGTGTCGCCGTCGTGCATAACATGGTCTACCGGGCGATCGATACCTTCGAGAAGCTGGAGCGGCGGATCGCGGAACTGCCCGAGGCGGAGCGGCCGTTGCTGCTGGCGATCAATGGGTCGCTTCCGCGAGCGGAACGGTTGAAGGTCGACAATGCGCTGCGTGAGAGCTTCGGCGCGGGGGTGACTCGCCCGCGGCGGGCGATCGTGGTGGGCACGCAGGTGCTGGAGCAGAGCCTCGATCTCGACTTCGACGGGTTGCTGACCGACTTGGCGCCGATCGACGCGCTGTTTCAGCGCTTGGGCCGCGTACACCGGCACCTCCGGAATGTGCCGCGAGGAGACCTGGTTCTGGCGATCACGGGCGTGACCGACACGTCTGCCGGGCCTGAGTTTCCGCGCTATCTGCACAGCGTGTACGCGCGGAGCGTGCTGATGCGCACTTGGGCGGCGGTGAAGGATCTGGAGTCGATCGATTCGTGGCCGAAGATGGCCGAGTTGGTGGACAAGGTGTACGAGGATCGTGTCCCGTGCCCGGCGGGGTGGGAGAGCGGCTGGTCCAGCGCCGCGCAACGGCTGGAAGCCGCCCGTGACAACGACCAGAAGGCAGCCGAGCACGCGTGTCTTCCGTTTCCGCACCGGGTGTCGAAGCTGGAAGAACTGACCGAACGGCCGGGGCAGGCCCGCACGCGCAAGGGCAGGCGCCGGTGA
- the casA gene encoding type I-E CRISPR-associated protein Cse1/CasA, protein MTAPFDLITQRWIPVVRLGGGEDEVGLAELFAEAHKIRRIAGETPPMTAALYRLVLAFLHRAYGPEYDADWGDLWKAESFDADAVGRYVNTSGASFDLFDAERPFLQCPELPEAKRSTVAKLIPDRAVGNNVTLFDHTVAGDRVELAPSTAARWLVTAHAYDPGGMKTPATKVKSSKRAPCNGFAVVLVEGRTLKETLLLNASLHDPEDPGDRAAWERPVPGAEPDKRRSGGWTDVLTWPSRRVRLFPTVRAGKTVVAEAVLSPGTELVGELPGLEKMAAYRTPLTPAGRPKPGAPMLPVRLRPVRGAWRHSVELLLVDPWNEERTRQRPVALKELATHTDRGRIPDETVYTLRMFGQQLDKNASVVEAYFEEAVPAPVALIRAQNDTDDENPVAKLVGCAIELADEAGAALRTMQREYHKEFHAMPGESIDLPYWPVLPRPFGRFLRDLNAARAAGRSERRVMDEWQRTVGSTARRVADDWAAAVAVSGRSLSALGKHQAALHKRLRSFSARFEGQIVKYLTKDDAE, encoded by the coding sequence GTGACGGCGCCGTTCGATCTGATCACGCAACGCTGGATTCCGGTGGTGCGCCTCGGCGGTGGCGAAGACGAGGTCGGTCTGGCCGAGCTGTTCGCCGAGGCGCACAAGATCCGCCGGATCGCGGGGGAGACGCCGCCGATGACCGCCGCGCTGTACCGGCTGGTGCTGGCGTTCCTGCACCGTGCGTACGGGCCGGAGTACGACGCGGACTGGGGCGACTTGTGGAAGGCGGAGTCGTTCGACGCGGATGCTGTCGGCAGGTACGTGAACACGTCGGGCGCTTCGTTCGACCTCTTCGATGCTGAGCGGCCGTTCCTGCAGTGCCCCGAGCTGCCCGAGGCCAAGCGGTCGACGGTCGCGAAGCTGATTCCGGATCGGGCGGTCGGCAACAACGTGACGCTGTTCGACCACACGGTCGCCGGTGATCGTGTGGAGCTGGCGCCGAGCACCGCGGCACGCTGGCTGGTCACCGCGCACGCCTACGACCCGGGTGGCATGAAAACCCCGGCCACGAAGGTCAAATCCTCGAAACGCGCTCCGTGCAACGGGTTCGCGGTCGTGCTCGTGGAGGGTCGCACGCTGAAGGAGACGCTGTTGCTCAACGCGTCGCTGCACGATCCCGAGGATCCCGGAGATCGCGCGGCGTGGGAGCGGCCCGTGCCGGGCGCGGAACCGGACAAGCGCCGCAGCGGCGGGTGGACGGACGTGCTGACGTGGCCGTCGCGCCGCGTCCGGCTCTTTCCGACGGTGCGCGCGGGAAAAACCGTGGTGGCGGAGGCGGTACTGAGCCCGGGCACGGAACTCGTCGGCGAGCTGCCCGGCCTGGAGAAGATGGCGGCCTACCGGACGCCGCTGACCCCGGCCGGGCGGCCGAAACCGGGCGCCCCGATGCTGCCGGTCCGGCTCCGCCCGGTCCGGGGCGCGTGGCGGCACAGCGTCGAACTGCTGCTGGTGGATCCGTGGAACGAGGAACGGACCAGGCAGCGCCCGGTAGCGCTGAAAGAGCTGGCGACGCACACCGACCGTGGCCGCATCCCGGACGAGACCGTCTACACACTGCGGATGTTCGGGCAGCAGCTCGACAAGAACGCCAGCGTCGTCGAAGCCTATTTCGAGGAGGCGGTCCCGGCTCCGGTCGCGTTGATCCGCGCCCAGAACGATACTGACGACGAGAATCCGGTGGCCAAACTCGTCGGATGCGCGATCGAGCTGGCCGACGAGGCCGGTGCTGCGCTGCGCACGATGCAGCGGGAGTACCACAAGGAATTCCACGCGATGCCGGGCGAGTCGATCGATCTCCCGTACTGGCCGGTGTTGCCGCGCCCGTTCGGCCGGTTCCTGCGCGACCTCAACGCCGCGCGAGCGGCCGGGCGCAGCGAGCGGCGCGTCATGGACGAGTGGCAGCGGACCGTCGGATCGACAGCCCGCCGGGTGGCGGACGACTGGGCGGCCGCAGTCGCCGTGTCCGGCCGGAGCCTCAGCGCACTCGGCAAGCACCAGGCGGCTCTGCACAAGAGACTGCGTTCCTTCTCGGCGCGGTTCGAGGGGCAGATCGTCAAGTACCTCACGAAGGATGATGCCGAGTGA
- the casB gene encoding type I-E CRISPR-associated protein Cse2/CasB → MTVPLDERRAAFVKSLYGLQAGLDSRNTALRAACRRTLAGLRRGLTGQPGIGAQDIVFRHDPPEGELDAWLLVAGLFATHPNGVGGRRSLGASMFALREKRKDSATRRFEQLLLRDRGGLPHHLRQVIRLLASDGIAVNYAGLLDDLVILLGDGYRGESAHRVRLRWARDFHTGGRAVSAERPSATVTTERPSEETP, encoded by the coding sequence GTGACCGTACCCCTCGACGAACGCCGCGCGGCGTTCGTGAAAAGCCTCTACGGGCTCCAGGCCGGGCTCGATTCGCGGAACACGGCACTTCGCGCCGCATGCCGGCGGACGCTGGCGGGCCTGCGTCGCGGCCTGACCGGACAGCCGGGGATCGGCGCACAGGACATCGTGTTCCGCCACGATCCGCCCGAAGGGGAACTGGACGCCTGGCTGCTGGTCGCCGGGCTGTTCGCGACCCACCCGAACGGCGTCGGCGGTCGCCGTTCCCTTGGCGCCTCGATGTTTGCGCTGCGGGAGAAGCGCAAGGACTCGGCGACGCGGCGCTTCGAGCAGCTGCTGCTGCGCGACCGCGGCGGCCTTCCGCACCATCTGCGGCAGGTGATCCGGTTGCTGGCCTCGGACGGCATCGCGGTCAACTACGCCGGCCTGCTCGACGACCTCGTGATCCTGCTCGGCGACGGCTACCGAGGCGAGAGCGCGCACCGTGTCCGGCTGCGGTGGGCACGCGACTTCCACACCGGCGGCCGGGCCGTTTCGGCCGAACGGCCATCCGCCACTGTGACGACTGAACGACCTTCCGAGGAGACACCGTGA
- the cas7e gene encoding type I-E CRISPR-associated protein Cas7/Cse4/CasC, producing MIIELHLLQSFPVSNLNRDDVGQPKTATFGGVSRARISSQSLKRAARLLFAEHGLEKRETATRTKRLCDSAADVLRGQGKDAADARKVVIAGLESLGFGVDQVTGLTEYLLFVGGDAIEYLAGYCGERWDALLAVAAAKNGTKKPAKIKPDAAARAQAARLLDATRAADIALFGRMIADNKDFNVDAASQVAHALSTHAVATEFDFYTAVDDLKPNGESGADMLGTVDFNAACYYRYANLDLEQLHTNLGGDADLAARAVKAWLGAFVHAVPGGMQNTTAARTMPGSFLGVVRERGAWNLANAFLSPVVADDLMAASTACLLKHFGGLRRFYGSDGIHTAVAASATGDVPETDGVDTADTLDAFTTRLLAPAMADA from the coding sequence GTGATCATCGAGCTGCATCTGCTGCAGTCCTTCCCCGTCAGCAACCTCAACCGCGACGACGTCGGCCAGCCCAAGACCGCGACATTCGGCGGTGTCTCGCGCGCCCGGATCTCCAGCCAGAGTCTCAAACGCGCCGCGCGCCTGCTGTTCGCCGAGCACGGCCTGGAGAAACGCGAGACCGCGACCCGCACGAAACGCCTGTGCGACAGCGCGGCCGACGTGCTGCGCGGCCAGGGCAAGGACGCCGCCGACGCGCGTAAGGTCGTCATCGCCGGGCTGGAGTCGCTCGGGTTCGGCGTCGACCAGGTCACCGGTCTCACCGAATACCTCCTGTTCGTCGGCGGCGACGCCATCGAGTACCTGGCCGGCTATTGCGGCGAACGCTGGGACGCGCTGCTCGCGGTGGCCGCGGCGAAGAACGGCACCAAGAAGCCGGCCAAGATCAAGCCGGACGCCGCTGCGCGCGCCCAGGCCGCGCGTCTGCTGGATGCGACCCGGGCTGCGGACATCGCGTTGTTCGGCCGCATGATCGCCGACAACAAGGACTTCAACGTCGACGCCGCCTCCCAGGTCGCGCATGCGCTGTCGACCCACGCCGTGGCCACCGAATTCGACTTCTACACCGCGGTCGACGACCTCAAGCCGAACGGCGAATCGGGCGCCGACATGCTGGGCACCGTCGATTTCAACGCCGCCTGCTACTACCGCTACGCGAATCTGGACCTTGAACAGCTGCACACCAACCTCGGCGGCGACGCGGACCTTGCCGCGCGAGCTGTGAAAGCCTGGCTCGGCGCGTTCGTGCACGCCGTTCCCGGCGGCATGCAGAACACGACCGCGGCCCGCACGATGCCGGGCAGTTTCCTTGGCGTCGTACGGGAACGAGGCGCCTGGAACCTCGCCAACGCGTTCCTCTCCCCGGTGGTCGCGGACGACCTGATGGCCGCGTCCACTGCTTGTCTCCTCAAGCATTTCGGCGGACTCCGCCGTTTCTACGGCAGCGACGGTATCCACACCGCGGTGGCGGCCTCGGCGACCGGAGACGTCCCGGAGACCGACGGCGTCGACACCGCCGACACGCTCGACGCCTTCACCACACGCCTGCTCGCCCCGGCGATGGCCGACGCGTGA
- the cas5e gene encoding type I-E CRISPR-associated protein Cas5/CasD: MSHTLALCIDAPMQSWGLRSRGVVRDTAMEPTKSGIVGLLAAASGVARDDSKRIAALAALRLGVRVDREGLLERDFQTTQNVPTTAGTGHRTVVSERYYLADALFLVLMEGPRDVLAGLASAVAAPRWPLFFGRRAFVPAQPLFKTLASTSLDEMVREYPWLEHSQRAASAAGDQQRVELRTVIDCPADDPRAEPRHDVPLSFSDGARRYGQRTVAVDEVPLTATMIPAEESRCS; encoded by the coding sequence GTGAGCCACACGCTCGCGCTCTGTATCGACGCCCCGATGCAGTCCTGGGGACTGCGCTCGCGCGGCGTCGTGCGCGACACTGCGATGGAACCCACCAAGTCCGGGATCGTGGGACTCCTGGCCGCCGCTTCCGGTGTCGCGCGCGACGACTCGAAACGGATCGCCGCTCTGGCGGCGCTGCGGCTTGGCGTCCGCGTCGACCGTGAAGGACTGCTCGAACGCGATTTCCAGACGACCCAGAACGTCCCGACCACGGCGGGCACCGGCCACCGCACCGTCGTCAGCGAACGCTACTACCTTGCCGACGCCCTGTTTCTCGTCCTGATGGAAGGCCCCCGGGACGTGCTCGCCGGTCTGGCCAGCGCCGTCGCTGCTCCACGATGGCCGCTGTTTTTCGGGCGGCGCGCGTTCGTGCCCGCTCAGCCGCTGTTCAAGACGCTCGCCTCGACGAGCCTCGACGAAATGGTGCGAGAGTACCCATGGCTCGAACATTCCCAACGCGCCGCGTCCGCGGCCGGGGACCAGCAGCGGGTCGAGCTGCGCACCGTGATCGATTGCCCGGCCGACGATCCTCGCGCCGAACCGCGGCACGACGTTCCGCTCTCCTTCTCCGACGGCGCCCGCCGTTACGGCCAGCGCACCGTGGCCGTCGACGAGGTGCCGCTGACCGCCACGATGATCCCGGCCGAGGAATCCCGATGTTCCTGA
- the cas6e gene encoding type I-E CRISPR-associated protein Cas6/Cse3/CasE: MFLSRLTVNTQSRTFRRDYANVHDMHRTLMSAYPELPQGEGVRQAHGVLWRLDSFRGGFVQYVQSHTEPDWNTLAGGHLVKPAETRSLQPVLDAVTAGRCLTFRMVANPTRCDGQTRKHIPYRQPDDQLDWLVRKGERHGFVIPGAAGGRPDVAVTVVPTITGRKNAKTKITVEAVRFDGRLVVTDVGAFTAALVNGVGRAKAYGCGLISVAPAR; the protein is encoded by the coding sequence ATGTTCCTGAGCAGACTCACCGTCAACACCCAATCGCGCACCTTCCGCCGCGACTACGCGAACGTGCACGACATGCACCGCACCCTCATGTCCGCCTATCCCGAACTCCCGCAAGGCGAGGGAGTCCGGCAGGCACACGGCGTCCTCTGGCGGCTCGACAGCTTTCGCGGCGGTTTCGTGCAGTACGTGCAGAGCCACACCGAGCCCGACTGGAACACCCTCGCCGGTGGTCACCTCGTCAAGCCGGCCGAGACCCGTTCCCTGCAACCGGTCCTGGACGCCGTGACCGCCGGCCGGTGCCTGACGTTCCGGATGGTCGCGAACCCGACCCGGTGTGACGGGCAGACACGCAAGCACATCCCGTACCGGCAGCCGGATGACCAGCTCGATTGGCTGGTCCGGAAAGGCGAACGGCATGGTTTCGTGATTCCGGGCGCGGCCGGTGGCCGGCCGGACGTGGCGGTGACGGTGGTGCCGACGATCACCGGGCGGAAGAACGCGAAGACGAAGATCACGGTGGAGGCGGTGCGGTTTGATGGGCGATTGGTGGTCACTGATGTGGGCGCGTTCACGGCAGCGCTGGTGAATGGTGTGGGGCGGGCGAAGGCGTATGGGTGTGGGTTGATCAGTGTGGCGCCTGCTCGGTGA
- a CDS encoding MFS transporter, whose translation MDVTTPPGRTTGLPPRVLPALLALATAVFLGCLTEVVPAGILLPAAADLGVSPAAAGQLVTVYAITTAVTALPLTTMSARMPRRKLLLVLVAGFVVTNLVVALSPWFALVLVARVVSGALTGILWSLVANYAMRLVPAERSGRALAIAMAGTPVGFALGVPIGSALGELVGWRWVFAGMAFTALPLLWWITTVVPPLPGEEPGTRTPLRTVLRTPGLRPLLLLVVTFSLAHNIFYTYLGPFYADHGHAALLSTGLLLFGAATVAGLWLVGLTLDRHPRAVLLCCAAVAACCLLVLTVGGRATVPLLAASTLWGLAFGGAPTSFQAITARLAGRRADTAQSLTIASWNAAVAGGALSGGILLDTAPGALPWMAIALMTVPIVLAGRVLPGRERPLPSSEV comes from the coding sequence ATGGACGTCACAACTCCGCCCGGCCGTACCACCGGGCTCCCGCCACGGGTCCTGCCGGCGCTTCTCGCACTGGCCACCGCGGTGTTCCTCGGCTGCCTGACCGAGGTCGTCCCGGCTGGGATCCTGCTTCCCGCCGCGGCCGATCTCGGCGTTTCGCCCGCGGCGGCCGGTCAGCTCGTGACCGTGTACGCGATCACGACCGCCGTGACCGCGCTCCCCCTGACCACGATGTCGGCGCGGATGCCACGGCGGAAGCTGTTGCTCGTGCTGGTCGCCGGGTTCGTGGTGACCAATCTGGTCGTCGCGCTGTCGCCGTGGTTCGCGCTCGTGCTCGTGGCTCGGGTCGTTTCCGGTGCCCTGACCGGAATCCTGTGGTCGCTCGTCGCGAACTACGCGATGCGGCTCGTCCCGGCGGAACGGTCCGGCCGCGCGCTCGCCATCGCGATGGCCGGTACGCCCGTGGGTTTCGCGCTCGGCGTACCCATCGGATCCGCGCTCGGGGAACTCGTCGGCTGGCGCTGGGTGTTCGCCGGAATGGCGTTCACCGCGCTGCCACTTCTGTGGTGGATAACCACGGTCGTCCCACCCCTGCCCGGCGAGGAACCCGGCACGCGGACGCCGCTACGCACCGTGCTGCGTACCCCCGGGCTCCGCCCGCTGCTCCTCCTCGTAGTCACATTCTCCTTGGCACACAACATTTTCTACACCTATTTAGGCCCGTTCTACGCCGACCACGGCCACGCCGCGCTACTGAGCACCGGCCTCCTCCTGTTCGGCGCCGCCACCGTCGCCGGTCTGTGGCTGGTCGGGCTCACCCTCGACCGGCACCCCCGCGCCGTCCTCCTGTGCTGCGCCGCGGTCGCCGCCTGCTGCCTGCTCGTCCTGACCGTCGGCGGCCGGGCAACCGTCCCGCTCCTCGCCGCAAGCACCTTGTGGGGGCTGGCTTTCGGCGGCGCGCCGACGTCTTTCCAGGCCATCACAGCACGGCTGGCCGGCCGCCGCGCCGACACCGCGCAATCCCTGACCATCGCAAGCTGGAACGCCGCTGTCGCCGGCGGAGCCCTGTCCGGCGGAATCCTGCTCGACACGGCTCCCGGCGCGCTGCCTTGGATGGCCATCGCGTTGATGACCGTGCCGATCGTGCTCGCCGGGCGGGTCCTGCCGGGGCGGGAACGGCCGCTACCGTCGTCGGAGGTGTGA
- a CDS encoding S8 family peptidase: MKHQPKSAVLVALLATAAGILPTVPASAATPGPPPSAAQQPDEAVYIVRLKPMAADKAKVTDVANAMIAKYGGTLRRVYYSVSQAFSVSLKQEQRTKYLTDAAVSSIGANQVYTTAGTQADPPSWGQDRIDQADLPLDHSYTYPNTASNVQVYVLDTGVRTSHEDFGGRAHAAFDAVDPGATPGGEDCNGHGTRVASAIAGKQYGVAKEASIESVRTLGCDGKGTTEHILTALDWVNLHAQRPALLNLSFAGPGGSVVDIQLYKMTQSGLAYTTAAGNGDGNTGVNACDTTPARQTTGITVGATDDSDHRLPSSNFGSCVDLYAPGKDIHTADSSDDTASTTVSGTSIASAEAAGVAAMYLSTHPDATPEALTTALTSAATKDKIADAGEGSHNLLLHTA, encoded by the coding sequence ATGAAACACCAGCCGAAATCCGCCGTCCTGGTGGCTCTGCTCGCCACCGCGGCCGGAATCCTGCCGACGGTGCCCGCCTCCGCCGCCACCCCTGGTCCCCCTCCGTCCGCCGCGCAGCAGCCGGACGAGGCGGTGTACATCGTGCGGCTCAAGCCGATGGCCGCGGACAAGGCCAAGGTCACCGACGTCGCGAACGCGATGATCGCCAAGTACGGCGGCACGCTGCGCCGCGTCTACTACTCCGTGTCCCAGGCGTTTTCCGTCTCACTGAAGCAAGAACAGCGCACGAAGTACCTCACCGACGCGGCGGTCAGCTCCATCGGGGCCAACCAGGTCTACACCACGGCCGGGACCCAGGCGGACCCGCCGTCGTGGGGACAAGACCGGATCGACCAGGCCGATCTCCCGCTCGATCACAGCTACACCTACCCGAACACGGCCTCGAACGTGCAGGTCTACGTCCTCGACACCGGAGTACGCACCAGCCACGAAGACTTCGGCGGACGCGCACACGCGGCCTTCGATGCCGTCGACCCCGGCGCGACCCCCGGCGGCGAGGACTGCAACGGCCACGGCACCCGCGTCGCCTCGGCCATCGCGGGCAAGCAGTACGGCGTCGCGAAGGAAGCGTCGATCGAATCGGTGCGGACACTGGGCTGTGACGGCAAAGGCACCACCGAGCACATTCTCACCGCGCTGGACTGGGTGAACCTCCACGCCCAGCGCCCGGCCCTGCTGAACCTCAGCTTCGCCGGTCCGGGCGGCTCGGTCGTCGACATCCAGCTGTACAAGATGACCCAGTCGGGCCTGGCGTACACGACAGCCGCAGGCAACGGCGACGGCAATACCGGCGTCAACGCCTGCGACACCACCCCGGCGAGGCAGACCACCGGCATCACCGTCGGCGCCACGGACGATTCGGACCATCGGCTACCGTCGTCGAACTTCGGCAGCTGCGTGGACCTCTACGCCCCCGGCAAGGACATCCACACAGCCGACAGCAGCGACGACACGGCGTCCACCACGGTCTCCGGCACGTCCATCGCATCCGCCGAAGCCGCCGGCGTCGCCGCGATGTACCTGTCCACCCACCCCGACGCCACCCCCGAGGCCCTGACCACCGCCCTGACCTCGGCCGCGACGAAGGACAAGATCGCGGACGCGGGCGAGGGATCGCACAACCTCCTGCTGCACACCGCGTAA
- a CDS encoding thioredoxin family protein: protein MGTRIRSAAAAVAMAAGLLGGVAVTPALATQAPSSVAPQEGGVIDVTSANYDQVMEMSKTKHVVLDFLASWCGPCQKMAPYLEKYHAADQDKWIWAKVDMSGQGQNKDIADKYNVEYIPTLVNIDKGQEKGSRVVGFDDGGAEDLRTWLNNL, encoded by the coding sequence ATGGGAACCAGGATTCGCTCGGCGGCGGCCGCGGTCGCGATGGCGGCGGGACTGCTCGGCGGCGTCGCGGTCACCCCGGCGCTCGCCACCCAGGCGCCGTCCTCGGTCGCGCCGCAGGAAGGCGGCGTCATCGACGTGACCTCGGCGAACTACGACCAGGTCATGGAGATGTCCAAGACCAAGCACGTGGTGCTCGACTTCTTGGCCTCCTGGTGCGGGCCCTGCCAGAAGATGGCTCCGTACCTGGAGAAGTACCACGCCGCCGACCAGGACAAGTGGATCTGGGCGAAGGTCGACATGAGCGGGCAGGGGCAGAACAAGGACATCGCGGACAAGTACAACGTCGAGTACATCCCCACGCTGGTGAACATCGACAAGGGGCAGGAGAAGGGCAGCCGCGTCGTCGGCTTCGACGACGGCGGTGCCGAGGACCTGCGTACCTGGCTGAACAACCTCTGA
- a CDS encoding rhodanese-like domain-containing protein, whose product MVPLIGREELKRAMDEGTVVVVDTMPVDYYAREHLPGARNIPGFPYERAAEFTDEHAPAVVPDKAATIVVYCANTPCRNSEFVGARLIELGYTDVRKYREGIEDWVAAGHATESGHQHPAPPAPVPVNHTE is encoded by the coding sequence ATGGTGCCACTGATCGGCCGCGAAGAACTCAAACGCGCGATGGACGAGGGCACGGTCGTCGTGGTCGACACGATGCCGGTCGACTACTACGCACGCGAACACCTGCCCGGCGCCCGCAACATCCCGGGCTTCCCGTACGAACGGGCGGCGGAATTCACCGACGAGCACGCGCCGGCCGTGGTCCCGGACAAGGCCGCCACGATCGTCGTCTACTGCGCCAACACCCCGTGCCGCAACAGCGAGTTCGTCGGCGCCCGGCTGATCGAACTCGGTTACACCGACGTCCGGAAGTACCGCGAGGGGATCGAGGACTGGGTGGCCGCCGGGCACGCCACCGAGTCCGGCCACCAGCACCCGGCGCCACCCGCGCCGGTTCCGGTCAACCACACCGAGTAA